The following coding sequences are from one Rutidosis leptorrhynchoides isolate AG116_Rl617_1_P2 chromosome 11, CSIRO_AGI_Rlap_v1, whole genome shotgun sequence window:
- the LOC139875953 gene encoding putative F-box/LRR-repeat protein 9: MSSTTNWFDLPPELKVNILSRIGHFEILETAQYVCSDWYKVCKDPSMWKVINLYWLRETFYLSEVSYGGLPGIWKICKNVVDRSGGQLVDIVIPDLRTDEILMYVADRASQLKRLYMRVGRSDDSSIKTLHEALKKFPLLEELNVDSEYLTKEAIESAGRYCPLLKTLIFIQGGEFSSSLKVNDEIGVAIGENLHELRHLKLINNTISNIGLKAILDGCHQLESLDLSLCAHIDLNGDVVKRCLERIKHLTLPDFHYEDEDENEDSDSEDDEDEDDNEDSEDEDNDD; the protein is encoded by the exons ATGTCATCCACAACAAATTGGTTCGACCTTCCACCCGAATTGAAGGTTAATATACTCTCAAGAATTGGTCATTTTGAAATACTTGAGACTGCGCAGTATGTGTGTAGTGATTGGTATAAAGTCTGCAAGGACCCTTCTATGTGGAAAGTTATCAATTTGTACTGGTTGAGGGAAACGTTCTACTTGAGTGAAGTTTCGTATGGTGGTTTGCCTGGAATATGGAAAATTTGTAAAAATGTTGTTGATAGAAGCGGGGGTCAATTAGTTGACATTGTCATCCCGGACCTTCGTACTGATGAGATTCTTATGTATGTTGCAGATAG agcaAGCCAGCTAAAACGTCTCTACATGCGGGTTGGTAGGAGTGACGATTCGTCTATAAAAACTTTGCACGAGGCTTTAAAAAAATTTCCATTGTTGGAGGAACTCAATGTGGACTCTGAGTATCTTACGAAGGAAGCTATTGAAAGTGCTGGACGTTATTGCCCTTTGCTAAAAACATTGATTTTTATTCAAGGAGGAGAATTTAGTTCATCTTTAAAAGTTAATGATGAGATAGGTGTGGCTATTGGGGAGAACTTACATGAGTTAAGGCACCTTAAACTCATTAATAACACCATTTCAAATATTGGGTTGAAGGCGATTTTGGATGGATGTCATCAACTTGAATCACTTGACTTGAGTTTGTGTGCACATATTGATCTCAATGGAGACGTGGTGAAAAGATGTTTAGAGCGGATTAAACATCTAACTCTGCCTGATTTTCattatgaagatgaagatgaaaatgaagaTTCTGAttctgaagatgatgaagatgaagatgataatgaagattccgaagatgaagataatgatgattgA
- the LOC139875952 gene encoding putative F-box/LRR-repeat protein 9, with product MSPLPNGPSSPASHQTQASHQTKKQTLLHISRWRNQIDIDIPNLKPTPPKIFDNWFDLPPELKVNIVSRIHHFEILENAQYVCSDWYKVCKDPSIWKVINLFGLRESFYMSESFNGGLPGIWKICKNVVDRSDGQLVDIVIPDLRTDEILMYVADRARQLKRLDMYCCIRDDSSIKSLHKALKKFPLLEELSVDFEYLTKEAIESAGRYCPLLKTLSFYQEGSLSSSLKVNDEIGVAIGANLHELRHLKLINNTISNIGLKAILDGCHQLESLKLSMCAHIDLNRDVVKRCSKQIKHLTLPERSHLESLKR from the exons ATGAGCCCATTGCCGAATGGGCCTTCAAGCCCAGCCTCACACCAAACACAGGCTTCACACCAAACAAAGAAACAGACTCTCCTACACATTAGCCGCTGGAGAAACCAAATTGACATCGATATCCCCAACCTAAAACCAACGCCACCTAAAATTTTTGATA ATTGGTTCGACCTTCCACCCGAATTGAAGGTTAATATAGTCTCCAGAATTCATCATTTTGAAATACTTGAGAATGCACAGTATGTGTGTAGTGATTGGTATAAAGTCTGCAAGGACCCTTCAATTTGGAAAGTCATCAATTTGTTCGGATTGAGGGAATCGTTCTACATGAGTGAATCTTTTAATGGCGGTTTGCCCGGAATCTGGAAAATTTGTAAAAATGTTGTTGATAGAAGCGACGGTCAATTGGTTGACATTGTCATCCCGGACCTTCGTACTGATGAGATTCTTATGTATGTTGCTGATAG aGCAAGGCAGCTAAAACGTCTCGACATGTATTGTTGTATAAGGGACGATTCGTCTATAAAAAGTTTGCACAAGGCTTTAAAGAAATTTCCATTGTTGGAGGAACTCAGCGTGGACTTTGAGTATCTTACGAAGGAAGCTATTGAAAGTGCGGGACGTTATTGCCCGCTGCTAAAAACACTGAGTTTTTATCAAGAAGGATCTTTGAGTTCATCTCTAAAAGTTAATGATGAGATAGGTGTGGCTATTGGGGCGAACTTACATGAGTTAAGACACCTTAAACTCATTAATAACACCATTTCGAATATTGGGTTGAAGGCAATTTTGGATGGTTGTCATCAACTTGAATCACTAAAGTTGAGTATGTGTGCTCATATTGATCTCAATAGAGACGTAGTGAAAAGATGTTCAAAACAGATTAAACATCTAACTCTGCCAGAACGTAGCCACCTCGAAAGCCTTAAAAGATGA